The genomic segment ACCTCAACCGAGAGATAGCTTCAAACATTTTTAAACTTTTACGATCCAGCCTTCTGGTGCTTTAACATCGCCAAATTGGATACCGGTTAATTCATCATAAAGTTTTCGAGTAACAGGTCCAACTTCTGTTTCACTATAAAAAACATGAAACTCATCACCGTGCTGAACACCACCAATTGGAGAGATAACCGCTGCTGTGCCGCAAGCCCCTGCTTCGACAAATTTATCTAGATCATCTATGAAAATATCCTCCTCAATAGCTTTCATGCCCAAACGATGCTCTGCTAAGTATAGAAGAGAGTATTTTGTGATAGAAGGCAGGATAGATGGGCTAAGTGGTGTGATAAATTCATTATCTACGGTAATACCAAAGAAATTGGCAGAACCCACCTCTTCAATTTTGGTATGAGTTGCAGGATCTAAATAGATTACATCTGAAAATCCGTTTGTTTTCGCATATTGACCAGGAACAAAACTTCCTGCATAGTTTCCCCCTACCTTAGCTGCACCTGTTCCATGTGGAGCCGCACGATCGTATTCCTCTTGAATGAGAAAATTAGTTGGTTGCAAGCCTCCTTTAAAGTAATTTCCAACAGGCATAGCAAATACAGTAAAAATGTATTCATCGGCTGGTTTTACGCCAATGATGTCACCGATACCTAGCAACAGCGGACGAATATAAAGAGTCCCTCCTGTTCCATACGGTGGAACGTATTCTTCATTTGCACGAACAACCTGCTTAACTGCATCAACAAACATATCAGTCGGAACTTGTGGCATTAAGAGCCGGTCTGAGGTACGTTGTAGACGTTTTGCATTTTGATCCGGGCGAAATAGTTGAACGCTACCATCTTTTGTGCGATATGCTTTCATTCCTTCAAAAGCCTGTTGTCCATAATGAAGGCAGGGAGAAGATTCAGACATATGCAAAGTAGCATCTTCAGTTAATTCTCCTTTTTCCCATTGACCGTTTTTATAATAAGCGAGATAACGATAAGGTAATTTCATATAGGAAAAGCCTAGGTTTCCCCAATCAAGATTTACTGACATAACATTCTCCTTTTTGAACTTATGTTTTTAATTTTACACTATTTTTAGATATTTTCAATGGCTTTTTGCAAAATTCTGAAAATTTTTTAATTTCAGTTTATAACGACAATAAAAAATCAGCCACTTGGACTGATTTTCAATTATTTAAGATTCGCAGAAAACACTTCTTCATCAGAAATGGTATCTGAGATAAAACTACCATTGCTGGTTCTTTCAGATAAACCAAGATCAGCTAGATTCACCTCGTAAGTCGTTCCTTTGCTGGATACAATAGAAAGGATCTGCTCTTCTTCTGCTGCTGGATTGTCTGAACTGAAGAGATCTAGTTCTGCAGGCTGCTCCCCAAAGACAGAACCTGCTTGAAAGACACGATGTGGCTTGGACTTCAGATCGCGCAACACTTGCAAGCCACGATTCGCTCGACTAGTCACAGGAATGTCTGCAACTGCCATTCGCTTGAGCGCTCCTCTCTGAGTCAAGATATAAAGTGAATCAGTATTGGCAATAAAAGCAGTAGCTAGGACATCATCTTTTTTGAGATTGATAGCTTTGACACCCGCTGCCTTGGCACCCACAATTGGTACTTCTTCGATATTGAACCGAAGAGCATAACCGTTCTTAGTCACTAACATGACATCGTCCAGCTTGATTGGAGAGAGGGTGATAATTTGATCGTCTTCATTTTTTAGTTTAGCAAACTTGATAGACTTGGACTTATAGGTTCGCCAAGGACTAAATTCTCTTCGCTCTACGCGCTTGATTTGCCCTAGTTTTGTTACCGCAAAATAAGTTCCTTCGTCAAAATTATCAACCAATTCTGTATAGATGACTTCTTCATTCGTCTCAAAATTAGTAATAGTCTGACTGAGGTGTTCCCCGATTTCTTTCCAGCGAATGTCTGCCAGTTCATGAATCGGTCGATAGATGACATTGCCAAGGTTGGTAAAAATCAAAAGATGCTGAGTAGTTTTCGCCGAGCTGACAAAAACCAGACGATCATCATCCCGCTTACCGACCTCATCAACTGTTGATGAATTGAAAGAGCGCGGACTAGTGCGTTTGAGGTAACCGCCACGAGTGACGCTAACAAAAGTTTCTTCTTCCACAATCAGACTTGCTGTATCAATCTCGATGGCATTTGCCGTATCTTGCAATTCACTAAGACGAGGATTACCAAATTTCTTTTTGACATCGCGGAGCTCACGCTTCATGAGGTTATACATGGTGCGCTCATCGCCGATAATAGCAGAAAGCATCGCAATTTTATCGCGCAGTTCTGCTTCTTCCTCCTCCAGAACGACTACGTCAGTATTGGTTAAGCGATAAAGTTGGAGGGTGACAATGGCTTCAGCCTGCTCCTCGGTAAAATCATAGCTGACTTTGAGATTTTCCTTCGCATCTGATTTATTTTCCGATGCACGAATGAGCGCAATCACTTCATCCAAGATAGAAATCACTCGAATCAAACCTTCTACGATATGCAAGCGCTTCTCAGCCTTGGTCTTGTCAAAACGGCTGCGAGCCAGAATAATCTCCTTGCGGTGAGCAATGTAGCTGGTCAAGATTGGTACAATTCCTACCAAACGTGGCGTGAAATGATCAATGGCCACCATGTTGAAATTGTAATTAACTTGCAAATCAGTGTACTTGAAAAGATAGTTGAGAATCAGCTCGGTATTGGCATCCTTTTTCAGCTCAATGGCAATACGAAGCCCATCGCGGTCAGACTCATCCCGCACTTCTGCAATACCAGCTACCTTGCTATTGACCCGCACATCGTCAATTTTCTTGACCAAGACCGCCTTGTTAATCTCATAGGGAATCTCTGTCACAACGATCTGCTCTTTGCCACCTTTGAGCTTTTCAATTTCCGTCCGAGAACGCACGACGACGCGACCCTTTCCAGTCTCATAGGCTTTCTTAATCTCATCTCGCCCTTGTACAATGGCTCCCGTTGGGAAGTCAGGACCTGGCAGAAATTCCATGAGTTTGTCCACCTTGGCTTTGGGATGATCAATCATGTAGACCACTGCATCGATGACTTCAGCCAGATTGTGAGGCGGAATGTCTGTCGCATAACCAGCAGAAATTCCCGTCGCACCATTAACCAAAAGATTTGGAAAAGTAGCAGGCAATACAGTTGGTTCTTTCTCCGTATCGTCAAAGTTCCAAGCAAAAGGTACGGTGTCCTTTTCGATGTCTTGCAAAAGGTAGCCGGCAATCTCAGACAAGCGAGCCTCAGTGTACCGCATAGCGGCTGGCGGATCACCGTCCATAGAACCATTATTTCCGTGCATTTCCACTAAAATCTCGCGGTTCTTCCAATCCTGAGACATGCGGACCATGGCGTCGTAAATGGAGCTGTCACCATGCGGGTGAAAATTCCCCATAATGTTTCCGACAGACTTTGCAGACTTGCGGTAGCCCTTGTCAAAGGTATTGCCGTCCTTATTCATAGAATAAAGAATACGACGCTGCACGGGCTTCAGTCCGTCACGAATGTCGGGCAAAGCCCGCTCCTGAATGATATATTTGGAGTAGCGCCCAAAACGCTCTCCCATAATGTCTTCTAAAGACATGTTTTGAATATTAGACATAAGATACAAAGGGACGTTTCGGCTTGCCGAAAATTTCTGTAGAAAAATAGGAAATCAATGCAGGGTTCGATGAACTCCAACCGATTTATCTTTTTTTCTAAGTCTTAGTCCCGTGTTCAGTTGCTATACAACCAAACTATCCTTTCTGTAATTTTCTTTTTTAATGCTTCCTGATGTAAGAGGCATCTCTTATGAATGAGCAAAGTGGATTATCACTTTCTTAGATTCAGTTTTTCTTTAGTGTACTGAATCATTTTTTCTGCAGTTTCTTTATCATAAGGAAAACCAGTCTTGAGAGAGAAAGCCTGAGCTTCTCTGTGGAAAAATTGCTGCGTAGACAGTAAAGACTGGATGAGGCATTCTTTGCTGGAAAAATCAAGCAAAGCGGCAAATTCTTCCTCCTTCTCAGCGTGCAAATACTGAAACAGATACTTATAGTTTTTGCCGACATCAATGACTCCTCTATCCGCTGCCACTTGCCAAGCCAATAATTTCAGCAATTCTTTCTGACAGATACCATAGAGATGATCCACCGCATACACAAATTGCTGACGCTGAATACCCTTGACAACATAGGCTAAAACCCACCAGAATTCATTGCACGATTTTGCAAAATCATCTGCACTCGCTGGTTTTGTCCAATAACGTTTGGGAGTAGGTGTATAGGGCTGAAAGAGTCCCTTAGGGTCATCCAGCACTGTGAAATCTGCTTCGCTATCCACCCATTCTTTGATGTGTTTCTTGGGGCAGAGAGTCAGATCTATCCGATTGCCATCTTCAAAGAGCATCAGATAGAGACGGCGATGATTAAGTACGTTATGCTGCTCGATGATGCGCTTGCCAAACGCTTCCAACCAAGCAAGGTCGGTTACCATAGCAGCCAAATCATCCACAATGTAGACCACATCATAATCTTGAAACTCGTCCTTTGGAGCATTCGGATTTGCCCGCGAGCCAGATAGAGCGACTGCATCCGCTTGTATGACTTTTGCAATTTGTAAAATCAAATCCAACATTTCACTTTCAGTTCTCATGGAGGTACCTACCTTTTTGCTAGATCGCTTCTTTCGCTTTCTTAACCGCTTTGCGTTTTTTGTAGCGGCTGCGAATAGTATTGAGGTGATCGCGAAGATCCGCATAGTGGCTTCTTTCTGGGTAGGCATAGGTCATAATAGCGGTAAAATCCAGCAGGAAATCGTAGATTTCTTGTAGCTGCATGCGGAGTTGTTTGCTTTGGCTAGGCACTTTGCCTTTCAATTCGGTCAAGCGCTCCTTGTATGCTTCTTCAAATTGCTTTTGCGCAGTCACCAAGCTTTCCACATGAGCTTCCAAGTGCAGTTTTGCCAGCGCCGTTTGATAGGTTGATTTCTTCAACTCTTGGAGCAGGTGGTTGATGCCCTCTGTCTCTTTTTCATAGTTGGCAGCCGCAATCCCTGCGTAATTTTTTAGCAAGCCCGCCAAGGTGTCATAGGCTTCTTTGGTCGCAGTCTCCTTGACCCGTGAAAATGCCCGCACCAAAGCAGTCAGCGTCCCCAAAGCATCGTCTCGCTCGCGGTCGGCTTGGTCTAAACTAGTCACCAAGCGACTAGCTTTCGTCTGATGAAGCCCCTCCTGAAACTTAGCCAAATGCTGGCTCATCTCTTCCAGTTTACTCGTATAAATACTTTCAACCTTATGCGCCTTGTTAAAAGCAGCAATTGCCTCTTTCGACTCGGTCATGAGCTGGGAAAATTCATTGTTTTCCAAATTGCGCACGGTTAAACTAATGACTCCGTATTCTTTTGTCATAAACTCCTCTTTCTTCGTGTATGTTTTAGTTTTTTGCTTCAAAATCGCTCAGAACACATGCAAATGTTCGTCTTTTGCTCTAAAAATTCAAATCACACATGTGTGATTTGGTTTTTTACTCCTAGACAAGAAATTCTTCATGTGAAATTTCTTGTTTTAAGGGTGGGGAAGGCGATTTCTTGTGGGGGATTAACTTATCCATTTCTCAAAGTTTTCAATTTCGATAAAATTCTAGCTTCATCTAAGCTAAGAATAACAAATAAAGTTGAAGCATAAATATCATCATACCACTGTTCTAATTCTTCTTCTGTAATTTCCAGATGATATTGCTTACTATTATTATGTCTCAATCCTAGATTATTATACATATTGAAGAGCTGTTCAACCGCAATAATTTTCTTATTATTATTTACTTTCATAACTTCTTTTAACTCTTCAGAATCATTTAATTCATCTCTAAATGGTTCAAGATAAGTAGCCAAAGAAATAAGTATCTCTTTCTTACGCTCAATATTACCTTTATTGGCAAAATGATTATATTCTAAAACCTTTATTGCATCTTGAATACTTGTTTCTGATACAATTTGAGAAACTTCTGAGGCATAAACATTCTTTTCAACAATAATTCGGTTTCCGTTATCTAAGGTAATCAATTCATGATTTGACAACTCTAAAAATCTATTGATATTATCAAATATGACTTGAATGAATTCACACTCTTCTGTTGTAAACTTTTCTAAAAGACTATAAAAAATATCAACTAATAACTCAGAAAAAACAAATAATTCCTCGGTGGCATCATAGAAGTTTGCACTAATAACTTCTATGATTTGTGAATAACTGGTAAATGTTGAACGATTAGGATAATCTAAAAAATTCTTAGAAATAGCACTATTTATAGTTGTATAATAGACATGTCCAAAATTCTTCTCCATTTCAAGTAAATCTATTAAATTTTTCGATTCTCTATCTGGATCAAACTCCATCTGATTCAAAATTTCAAAATAATTTTGTCTAGCCATTTCCCTCTCCTAAAACACTCCACTCTCCTCCAGCGTAAACTTGACATTATCTTCAATCCATTTACGGCGGGGCGGGACTTTGTCTCCCATGAGGACATTGACGCGGCGTTCGGCACGGGCAAGGTCTTCGATAGTGACACGGATAAGGGTACGATTTTCAGGATTCATGGTGGTTTCCCAGAGTTGGTCGGCGTTCATTTCCCCCAGACCTTTGTAGCGCTGCAGCGTGGCACCTTTGCCAAATTTCTTGCGCAAATCTTCTAACTCACCGTCTGTCCAAGCATATTCGACAACTTCATTTTTGCCTTTGCCTTTAGACATCTTATAAAGCGGCGGCAGAGCGATATAGACATGACCTGCTTCAACCAGCGGACGCATATAGCGGTAAAAGAAGGTCAACAAGAGCGTCTGGATATGGGCTCCGTCCGTATCAGCATCGGTCATGATGATAATCTTGTCATAGTTGGCGTCTTCTAGAGAGAAGTCCGAGCCAACACCTGCACCAATGGTGTAAATCATGGTGTTAATTTCTTCATTTTTGAGAATATCTGCCATTTTGGCTTTTGCAGTATTGATAACCTTACCGCGGAGAGGCAGAATCGCCTGAAACTTGCGGTCACGACCCTGTTTGGCAGACCCACCCGCAGAATCTCCTTCGACCAGATAGAGTTCGTTTTTAGCTGGATTTTTGGATTGGGCTGGCGTTAATTTCCCAGACAGCAATCCCTTGTCTTTCTTGTTTTTCTTGCCATTCCGGCTTTCATCTCTCGCCTTGCGGGCTGCCTCGCGTGCATCTCTTGCCTTGATTGCCTTGCGGATCAGATTAGACGCCAATTCGCCATTTTCCAGCAAGAAGAAGGTCAATTTGTCAGACACAATCGAATCCACTGCAGGTCGAGCCAGTGAGCTTCCTAACTTGTCCTTAGTCTGTCCCTCAAACTGCAAATGCTCTTCCGGCACTAAGATCGAAAGGACAGCTGCTAGACCCTCACGATAGTCAGAGCCTTCCAGATTTTTATCCTTTTCTTTCAGCAAACCGGTCTTTCTCGCATAGTCATTCATGACCTTGGTAATGGCTGACTTGAGCCCCGTCTCGTGCGTTCCGCCGTCCTTGGTGCGGACGTTATTGACAAAAGAAAGGATATTATCAGAATAACCATCATTGTACTGGAGAGCCACCTCTACCTGAAAACCGCCCTCTTCTCCTTCGAAATAAAGAACTGGTGTCAATGTTTCCTTATCTTCATTCAGATAACTGACAAAATCTTGCACCCCATTTTCATAATGAAAATCAACAGACTCGCCCGTTCGCTCATCTGTCAGAGAAAGGTGAACGTTTTTGAGCAAAAAGGCCGATTCATTAAGCCGCTCTGCGATTGTATTATATTTAAAATCAATCGTTGAGAAAATCGTGTCATCTGGCATGAAAGTCACTTTCGTACCAGATTTGGACTTAGCTGCTGTTCCAATTTTCTTCAAAGTTGTTGCTGGCTTTCCACCATTTTCAAAACGTTGTTTATAAATTGTACCGTCACGTGTGATTTCAACTTCTAACCAACTAGACAGCGCATTGACCACAGAAGAACCAACCCCGTGTAAGCCTCCCGATGTCTTGTAACCGCCCTGACCGAATTTTCCGCCTGCATGCAGTACCGTAAAAATAACCTCAACAGTTGGGATTCCCATAGCGTGCATACCGACTGGCATTCCCCGACCGTGGTCTGCTACAGTCAAACTCCCGTCTTTATGAATGGTCACGTCAATCTTATCACCAAAGCCAGACAGAGCCTCGTCAACTGCATTGTCAACAATTTCCCAGACCAAATGGTGAAGCCCAGTTGCATCTGTTGATCCGATATACATACCAGGACGTTTACGAACCGCGTCCAATCCTTCTAATACTTGAATGGCATCATCATTGTAATTGTTAATATTGATTTCCTTTTTTGCCACAAGGAACCTCCTGAATCATTCATCCTTTCTATCTTACAAGTTTTTAGCAAATTTTGCAAAGATTTTTAGAAATAGTGTATTCTTTCTGCTTCTCACCACCATTTTTTCAGCCTAGACAAATTTTATAAAATATTTCTGGTCGTTCAACTATCAAAATCAAAATTCATGGTATAATAAAAGCATGATAAAGATAGTTTTTACATTGATAGCAGCTTATTTGATTGGTTCAATCCCTGCCGGGCTTTGGATTGGACAAGTATTTTACAAGAAAAATCTCCGCGAATACGGCAGCGGAAATACAGGGACGACCAATACCTTTCGTGTCCTTGGAAAAAAAGCAGGCATCATCACCTTTATTTTTGACTTTTTTAAAGGGACATTTGCGACACTATTGCCATTTTTCCTTCATATCAACGGTATTTCTCCTCTCGTTTTTGGACTTTTAGCCGTTCTTGGGCATACCTTCCCCATTTTTGCTGAATTTAAAGGCGGTAAAGCCGTGGCAACCAGTGCAGGTGTCATTCTGGGCTTCTCACCGACTTTCTTCACTTATTTAGCTGTCATCTTTTTCAGCTGCTTGTATCTGACTAGTATGATTTCCTTTTCAAGTGTGACAGCTGCTGCCTCCGCTATTCTGGGAGCCTTAATTTTCCCACTATTTGGCTTTCTTTTACCACGTTATGATGTACTCTTTACCGTAATTGTACTCGCATTAGCGCTCATCATTATCGTCCGACACAAAGATAATATCCAGCGAATTCGGATGAAACAAGAAAACCTCATTCCCTTCGGATTGAATATCACAAAACAACAACCCAAACAGAAATAAAGGGAACTCTATATAGCGGTTTACGCCAACTGCAATAAGCAGCATTTTAAAACAAGATTTTTGTAAATTTGATAATAATAATTTATTTCTGTGTAAACAAGTATGTAATTTTAAAAATAAAAACGGAAGAAGTAATATTCTTCCATTTTTATTTAGCCTTGACTTTATTGATTTCTGAAATTGAATCTTTAAACGTAACACCTTGAATATTATGTGAGTGTCTTTTTTGTAGTTTCTGGCGATGTCATATCAATAACCACAAATTCATCACCTTCAAGATTCTTGTCTTTATCAACAATCGTAGAAACTTGGAAAAGACATGCGCCATTGACATAATGCACTAAGACTTTGATTATATTATATAAGATTTTTTGATAAACTAAAACCTTATTTAGTAAATTTCAGTTCATCGTTCGTTAAAATGGATATAAAAATACTCTAATTTTTATATTAGAATTCCTTTATTTTACAAACATTATGAAATTTTCATCTTATTACTTTATCTGTGCCATCAAACCCTTCAGCTCTGTCGCTCCAACGCCATCACCTGCTTTTTCAAAACACGCCAGTGCTTTTTGTGCATGAAGCTTAGCTCTTTTTATATCTCTCTTAGCTAACATTACCTCAGCCAAGGCGCGATAAGCACAAGCATGGTTGACTAAATCATCTGTCTGCAATGCTAAATTTAGTGTTTCTTGCAAAAGCTCTTCTGCAAGATGAATATTTTCAAGTTTGAACTGTAAATATCCTTGTTCGTATAAATTGACTGATTTCTTTAGGACATCATCAGGGAAATGCTCTGTAATAATTGTAGCTTCTGTCATTATCAAATCATAAGCCTTTTGAAAATGTTCTTCTTCTCGTTCGACCATAGCTAGTTGATGTAAGCCTATGTGCTGTTCTTCTAGGTTCTTTTCAGACACAGCTTGAGCATAATAGTCTTTTAAAAATTGACGGGCTAACGCAAAATCTTTTTCTTCTAAAGCAATATATGCTTTTAAATTCAGTGTACTATAATTGTCTTGTTCTATTTGATAAACTAATTGCTTCGCAAGATGATATTGCCCATCAAACAATGCTTGCCAGGCTTTTTGAAGTTGTTCTTCTGTCATATTTTCTTTCCTTGTATTCATAGAAAACAAATGTTACACTCTAAAAGTTATATTAAATCAATCTCCGAAATTGCTTCTTTTACTTTTTCAATTGGCAAATGTACTAGCTCGACTTTCTTTTCGCTATATAAATAACGCGCATAATCATCCATACGGTATTGATTGATATACACCACTCGCTTGCAACCAACTTGTAAAAGCTGCTTAGTACAATTGAGGCAAGGGAAATGCGTGACATAAACAGTAAAACCTTTCGGGATTCCACGCTCTGCACCTTGTAAAATCGCATTCACTTCTGCATGTAAGGTTCTCACACAATGCCCATCAACCATCAAACATTCATGATCAATACAGTGCTCCGTTCCTGAAACAGAACCATTATATCCTGTTGAAATAACTTTGTTCTCCTTTACAATAACCGCTCCTACACTTGCTCGCTTGCAGGTTGAGCGATTAGCAATCAAGAGAGCTTGCGCTGCAAAATATTCATCCCAAGCCAATCTTTTTTTAACCATGTTACACCTCATTGTCTTATTCATCGCTCGATTTACCATTCTTTCGCTGCGGAAAAAGCGGAAGTCCGAGCGATGCAATCTTCTCTGCTGGAACCCTCATACCGTCTTTTATCCATTTAATCAAAACAGAAACCACCGCCGAACTCCAAAAAGAATTCATGTACGTTGAAGCCTCTTTTCTGGAATAATTTTGTTGCTCTAACATATCAAACACAGCACTTGTCAACAGTTTTTCTAAATTGTAGTCTATCGCTAGACTAACAATTCGAGCTTCTTTTTTGACTTCTTTAAACAAGAACAGCCACACTTGATAAAGCTCGGTTCTCATATTGAATTGTTCCAATTTATCGGTAATCTTTTGTACTGTTCGTTGGAAAATCTCTTGTAAAATTTCTTCTTTTGAATCATAATTTCGATAAAAAGCTGCTCGCGAGACACCCGCTCTCTCTACTAATTCAGAAATGGTAATTTTGGTCAACTCTTTCTTTTCTAACAATTGCAATAGCGAGATTTCTAAGGATTCTTTTGTAATTCGGTTAGATTCCCGATTTGATATTTTTAGATTTTCTAAAGATTTTTTCGATATTTTACGTTC from the Streptococcus constellatus subsp. constellatus genome contains:
- the parC gene encoding DNA topoisomerase IV subunit A — its product is MSNIQNMSLEDIMGERFGRYSKYIIQERALPDIRDGLKPVQRRILYSMNKDGNTFDKGYRKSAKSVGNIMGNFHPHGDSSIYDAMVRMSQDWKNREILVEMHGNNGSMDGDPPAAMRYTEARLSEIAGYLLQDIEKDTVPFAWNFDDTEKEPTVLPATFPNLLVNGATGISAGYATDIPPHNLAEVIDAVVYMIDHPKAKVDKLMEFLPGPDFPTGAIVQGRDEIKKAYETGKGRVVVRSRTEIEKLKGGKEQIVVTEIPYEINKAVLVKKIDDVRVNSKVAGIAEVRDESDRDGLRIAIELKKDANTELILNYLFKYTDLQVNYNFNMVAIDHFTPRLVGIVPILTSYIAHRKEIILARSRFDKTKAEKRLHIVEGLIRVISILDEVIALIRASENKSDAKENLKVSYDFTEEQAEAIVTLQLYRLTNTDVVVLEEEEAELRDKIAMLSAIIGDERTMYNLMKRELRDVKKKFGNPRLSELQDTANAIEIDTASLIVEEETFVSVTRGGYLKRTSPRSFNSSTVDEVGKRDDDRLVFVSSAKTTQHLLIFTNLGNVIYRPIHELADIRWKEIGEHLSQTITNFETNEEVIYTELVDNFDEGTYFAVTKLGQIKRVERREFSPWRTYKSKSIKFAKLKNEDDQIITLSPIKLDDVMLVTKNGYALRFNIEEVPIVGAKAAGVKAINLKKDDVLATAFIANTDSLYILTQRGALKRMAVADIPVTSRANRGLQVLRDLKSKPHRVFQAGSVFGEQPAELDLFSSDNPAAEEEQILSIVSSKGTTYEVNLADLGLSERTSNGSFISDTISDEEVFSANLK
- a CDS encoding aminoglycoside 6-adenylyltransferase translates to MRTESEMLDLILQIAKVIQADAVALSGSRANPNAPKDEFQDYDVVYIVDDLAAMVTDLAWLEAFGKRIIEQHNVLNHRRLYLMLFEDGNRIDLTLCPKKHIKEWVDSEADFTVLDDPKGLFQPYTPTPKRYWTKPASADDFAKSCNEFWWVLAYVVKGIQRQQFVYAVDHLYGICQKELLKLLAWQVAADRGVIDVGKNYKYLFQYLHAEKEEEFAALLDFSSKECLIQSLLSTQQFFHREAQAFSLKTGFPYDKETAEKMIQYTKEKLNLRK
- a CDS encoding DUF6261 family protein codes for the protein MTKEYGVISLTVRNLENNEFSQLMTESKEAIAAFNKAHKVESIYTSKLEEMSQHLAKFQEGLHQTKASRLVTSLDQADRERDDALGTLTALVRAFSRVKETATKEAYDTLAGLLKNYAGIAAANYEKETEGINHLLQELKKSTYQTALAKLHLEAHVESLVTAQKQFEEAYKERLTELKGKVPSQSKQLRMQLQEIYDFLLDFTAIMTYAYPERSHYADLRDHLNTIRSRYKKRKAVKKAKEAI
- the parE gene encoding DNA topoisomerase IV subunit B, with product MAKKEININNYNDDAIQVLEGLDAVRKRPGMYIGSTDATGLHHLVWEIVDNAVDEALSGFGDKIDVTIHKDGSLTVADHGRGMPVGMHAMGIPTVEVIFTVLHAGGKFGQGGYKTSGGLHGVGSSVVNALSSWLEVEITRDGTIYKQRFENGGKPATTLKKIGTAAKSKSGTKVTFMPDDTIFSTIDFKYNTIAERLNESAFLLKNVHLSLTDERTGESVDFHYENGVQDFVSYLNEDKETLTPVLYFEGEEGGFQVEVALQYNDGYSDNILSFVNNVRTKDGGTHETGLKSAITKVMNDYARKTGLLKEKDKNLEGSDYREGLAAVLSILVPEEHLQFEGQTKDKLGSSLARPAVDSIVSDKLTFFLLENGELASNLIRKAIKARDAREAARKARDESRNGKKNKKDKGLLSGKLTPAQSKNPAKNELYLVEGDSAGGSAKQGRDRKFQAILPLRGKVINTAKAKMADILKNEEINTMIYTIGAGVGSDFSLEDANYDKIIIMTDADTDGAHIQTLLLTFFYRYMRPLVEAGHVYIALPPLYKMSKGKGKNEVVEYAWTDGELEDLRKKFGKGATLQRYKGLGEMNADQLWETTMNPENRTLIRVTIEDLARAERRVNVLMGDKVPPRRKWIEDNVKFTLEESGVF
- the plsY gene encoding glycerol-3-phosphate 1-O-acyltransferase PlsY, which codes for MIKIVFTLIAAYLIGSIPAGLWIGQVFYKKNLREYGSGNTGTTNTFRVLGKKAGIITFIFDFFKGTFATLLPFFLHINGISPLVFGLLAVLGHTFPIFAEFKGGKAVATSAGVILGFSPTFFTYLAVIFFSCLYLTSMISFSSVTAAASAILGALIFPLFGFLLPRYDVLFTVIVLALALIIIVRHKDNIQRIRMKQENLIPFGLNITKQQPKQK
- a CDS encoding deoxycytidylate deaminase: MVKKRLAWDEYFAAQALLIANRSTCKRASVGAVIVKENKVISTGYNGSVSGTEHCIDHECLMVDGHCVRTLHAEVNAILQGAERGIPKGFTVYVTHFPCLNCTKQLLQVGCKRVVYINQYRMDDYARYLYSEKKVELVHLPIEKVKEAISEIDLI
- a CDS encoding TetR/AcrR family transcriptional regulator, with amino-acid sequence MSERKISKKSLENLKISNRESNRITKESLEISLLQLLEKKELTKITISELVERAGVSRAAFYRNYDSKEEILQEIFQRTVQKITDKLEQFNMRTELYQVWLFLFKEVKKEARIVSLAIDYNLEKLLTSAVFDMLEQQNYSRKEASTYMNSFWSSAVVSVLIKWIKDGMRVPAEKIASLGLPLFPQRKNGKSSDE